Below is a window of Epinephelus fuscoguttatus linkage group LG12, E.fuscoguttatus.final_Chr_v1 DNA.
tattcaacctTTACAGTAAGTTGAATGCTTGTCCAGCCTTGGTGTTGAtgacaatatgacaggttaagaCTGTTAACTAGCTGTCATTGCAGCTCAATGTTGACTATAAGGCAAATTATACTTAatggtttgtttgctttcttgcccGTGTTTGGTATAAAGAAGTCATGGCTGATTACttgactgtataaaatattgCTGTGTCTGGGAGGCCTAAAAGAAAAGCTGTACGCAAGAAATGTGGTGTTGAATCTGCACAAATAAAACTTGTTTGATAAGATCTTGGTGGTATTTTCTTCAACCAAAACCATTACAGAGTCACTAATTTCACTTTTATGAAATTCACCCACAATCTGAGATGGACTTTcaatatacactcactggccactttattaggtacaccttgcaaGTACATGGTTAGGCTACCTTCTGCCTTTATAACTgacttaattcttggtggcatagatccaacaaggtgctggaaacattcctcagagatgttggtccatactgacatgatgacatcacacagttgctgcagatttgtcggctgcacatccatgatgagaatctcccgttccaccatatcccaaaggtgctctattggactgagatctggtgactgtggaggccactggagtacagtgaactcattgtcatgttcaagaaaccagtgtgagatgatttgagctttgtgacatggtgcgttatcctgctggaagtagccatcagaagatgggtacactgtggtcataaagggatggacacggtcagcaacaatactcaggtaggctgtggtgtttaaaccatgctcagttggtactaaggggcccaaagtgtgccaagaaaatctcccccacaccattacaccaccaccaccagcctgaactgttgatacaaggcaggatggatccatgctttcgtgttgtttacaccaaattctgaccctaccatctgaatgtcgcagcagaaatccagactcatcagaccaggcaacatttttccaatcttctattgtccagttttggtgagcccatgcgaattgtagcctcagtttcctgttgttagctgacaggagtggcatctggtgtggtcttctgctgctgtagcccatctgcttcaaggttggacattttattcattcagagatggtcttctgcagacctcaGTTGTAACCAgttggttatttgagttactgttgcctttctatcatcttgaaccagtctggccattctcctctgacctctggcatcaacaaggcatttttaacaaccgctcactggatattttctcctTTTCTATAAACCCTAGTGATGGCTGTGCATGAAAATCCTAGTAGTTTAGCAGTTTCTGAAATTCtaacaaccatgccatgttcaaagtcacttaaatcacctttcttccccactCTGATGCTCGgtctgaacttcagcaggtcgccttgagttgctgccacgtgattaaCTGATAAGATACTTGCACTGACacgcagttgaacaggtgtacctaataaagtggccggtgagtgtatttAAATAACATTAGAAACAGACCAGATGTTTGATGTCAGACTAGAGTATCAAAGTGGCTTCATTTCATCCACAAAGAACCAGAATAATGTCACCACAAGAACCCTTAAATACTGGGGGcttttcaggtgatttttaAGTGTTAACATCACcctattttatgtttatttgttcTACAGTTGATTTACTCCTACAGCGTTGATGAAAATGTAGATTGCAATGCCTAGTGGAAGCCAGCTTAACAGCAGTTCCTGTTTATCACTGCCTTACAACTGTAATAAGGTCATTTTATTTGTACCTTCAATGCAGAAAAGGGCAACTAAAGGTTAACTGTGATGGACAACTTAACTCAAGAAAGTTTCAAGAGTTTAATATTCAGAAAATACCAAAAGGAAACAAATGGCTCCATGTCAGGTAGGAAATCAGTGAGAAGAAATAGAGGTATGCTTTACAAAATGGATGGCAATAGAGCATGATAAAAGGTGAACACAACTTGCAGATAAAACGTGCAAAACTACCAGTATTGCCATTAAAATCTTTGGTTTTGTAAAACTTATTTAAGTTTTGCCTTATTCTATAAATCATTTCAGGGTGAGACCCTGGGATGCTGTCACCATATCTACATTTAGTAATTCTACACAGTGCTTCGTAACAGTGGAACATGATGTTATCCAGTTATATTTGATGGTGTTTGTTCGTTAGAGGCTCGTACCGATGTGCTGTTTTTGTGGTAAAGGAGGTGGAGTCTCTGCTGACCCCTCAAGGCTGCTGAAGGAACTGCAGCTGTCCGTGCCATTTAGAGAAGCAGCGTTCATTTCTAAAACCAGACCCATTTCCTGCTCTTCTGTCTCTTTGCGCAGTTCCTTATTTGTGTCATCTTCATCTTTCTCTGTACCtgatccctcctcctcttcatcctcctcctcctcttcatcctccctcTCTGATCTTGGCTGATCTGGTCTTGAAAAAGGAACAGGTATCTGATAGGCCTGCTCTGCCAGCTGAGGGAAGGCTGGAGAGGTGAAGGGAGAGAGCGAGAATGGGATCTTAGGGGAGGGAGACGGGGACTGGTAAGGTGAAAGAGAGGGTGAAGCGCTGGGTGAGTCATAcggagacagagaaaggggaGCTCTGGGAGAAGCACATGGGGACTGATAAggcgagagagagggagaaggaccAGGAGAGTCATCAGGGGAGAGGAACGGAGATACTTTGGGGAAAAGGGGAGGAGCCGTGGGAGAAACAGATGGGGAGAGGTATGGCGAGAGTGAGGGACAAAGGGAGGAATTGACCATTGCAGAAGGCTGCATGTAGTCTGAGTCGTCTGGGAGAtcctccatttctgccagtagtTGCTCTGTAGCCTCCTCTTCCCTGACTCCAGCCTCCATCGGTATTTGGCACTCCTCCTGCAGCTGGAAGTCAGCAGCTGCTGACAGAGGCTGAACTTGGGCCTCAATGGGGGTGACCTGACTTGGGTTCTCACCTTGTAAATGACCTTTACTGGGATCAGCGGTTCCTTGTCCCTGTTTCTGggctttacatttttttcttctggtttTTGGCATTAGAggcggtggaggaggaggagcgagCGGGGGCGCCAGCAGGGTCGACGACTCGGTGGAAACCCGAACCTTGAGGCTGCGTTTGAACATGCGCTGTCTGGACAAAGGGGCCTGGAACTGCAGGAAAAGGGGGTTGATGAAACAGAGGGCGCCCTGGCCGGAGCCACAGTCCAGCTCTCTTGGGCTGCGTGTCGTGATTGGACAAAACTCATGGAACAGGGTGGGACTGGAACCAGCGGTGTCTGATTCAGCAGCTGTCTTGAGCTGGTTGTCTGAGTTGGATTGGGGAGTTGAATCAGGCTGAGCTGCGGAGCTTGTCTGTGAGGCAGCAGTGGCCGGGGCTGAGGGTATAGCATCTGGCTTCTTCTCCTTGTCCGTCTGAGGCTTGGGTGCCTCCCGTGGCCCACGGACGTTTAGGTGGGAACTCCAGAACTCTATAAAACACAACGCTTTTTCATTATAGTCAAACCTGCTGGTCAGTTCCTGCTCTGCCTTTGTAATCTTGACAATTTCATACACTGTATGTACATTTTACACGGTACAGTGCGTCTAGACTCTAGCctgattgttttttgttctttctttctgtttaatatttcatatgaaaaaataatttttaaagagTATTTTATATACATTGTTGATTTTACTAGAAACCATCAGTCTGTGTCTATTCATTTATCCTTCGGTGGTCAGAGGGAAAAATAACCTGCACATTAATGTTTCCAGTGTTTATGTTTGCTACCCTGCAGCTTTGGAGGCAATTACTGTGTGTATAGTATGTGTGCAATAAATCCTCCAAGGCCCATATATCTGAGGTTGAGGTTACAAAATAGACTTGTGTTCACCTACCTATTCCCATATGTGAGATGGACTCCAGCTCTTTGTGTGATGTTGCCCTTGCAATAGCTTCAGGGAGCTCCAGAGGGAAGCATAATACatctctgacacacagagaatATGTAACATTAATGAGTTCTTGCAGATCAATAAATATTGACAGTGATCAATGtagaaaaataggaaaaactGATGATGGCATATTGTAGAAGGCGTGAAGgtgaggaaaagaaacaaatggCAAACAGCCGAAGGAAATGAGAGCCAGGAGGAAAGGGTTTTACCTGCTGACACAGTAGAAGGAAATGAGTCTTGGGAGATCTGGAAAGCTGATGGCTGAAGTCTCCAGAGACAGAGCTGGGGGGGAGGAAAATTCAAAGGTGCAGGG
It encodes the following:
- the LOC125898894 gene encoding ras and Rab interactor 3-like; this translates as MAQEEPLYDFPEPTQPSERKFAGHQRGQGSLKNISILDRLLLTVPVWLQLSINAATALHILQREPPGSFLVRKSRTSQRNVLCVRLADDSVPSFVQQFGIREEHSSKTLSLETSAISFPDLPRLISFYCVSRDVLCFPLELPEAIARATSHKELESISHMGIEFWSSHLNVRGPREAPKPQTDKEKKPDAIPSAPATAASQTSSAAQPDSTPQSNSDNQLKTAAESDTAGSSPTLFHEFCPITTRSPRELDCGSGQGALCFINPLFLQFQAPLSRQRMFKRSLKVRVSTESSTLLAPPLAPPPPPPLMPKTRRKKCKAQKQGQGTADPSKGHLQGENPSQVTPIEAQVQPLSAAADFQLQEECQIPMEAGVREEEATEQLLAEMEDLPDDSDYMQPSAMVNSSLCPSLSPYLSPSVSPTAPPLFPKVSPFLSPDDSPGPSPSLSPYQSPCASPRAPLSLSPYDSPSASPSLSPYQSPSPSPKIPFSLSPFTSPAFPQLAEQAYQIPVPFSRPDQPRSEREDEEEEEDEEEEGSGTEKDEDDTNKELRKETEEQEMGLVLEMNAASLNGTDSCSSFSSLEGSAETPPPLPQKQHIGTSL